tttcgatataatttttatttactttaaaataatttttttttaaattaaaatttgataaaaaaatctAAACAGGAAATAAAAAAGGGCTAAAATGAAAGGAAAATAGCCATCGTTCTATTTTTGCCTTGTTTGTTTAACTAGGACTAAACAATCAcaaatcccaaaaaaaaaaaaattaaagcctTACATGATTTATGTATGGGGCAAATTTTCAGGTTATCGACCAAATTTTGATTAGGTTGGTAACATggacatcaataaatgatttccAATGCATattgtttattttatatatatatatatatatatatatatatatatatatatatatatatatatatatatatttaatcataGCATAAAGTTTTCTTTTCACAAATTTTAACTTATTGCATTCTTTTGATtagattataaaaataatttaatatatactaTATGTCTATTTaatgatataaaaaaattttgtatttaaatttcaataactCTTAAATGAGATAAATTTTCCATACGATTATAAGATGAGAGAGCATTTAACTATGGGCTTAATTTTGGTAAAAGTGAAAGTGAGAATGGGCTTCTGGCGGAAGCAAGAAATTGAAGCCCaaataaaagtaaacctaatTAACACGCCAATGGTACAGCTAAACAAGGTGAGTTCTGTTCACGGTTCACCTACCAACTGTACTCCTCAGACAGATGCTGTCCAGCCCATTACTGTTAAGTGAATATGACACCCCACACCACCGCGCTTTACTTCTTCATCTGCAATTTGGGACCATCTTTATTAATGTCTTCAATCTCTCTCTACCTCCACTTGTATCACTTAAGAGCACCCACCACCTCTTCTCACTTCTCCATGATTCATTTCATTGCATCCAAATCTCAAGAAAGATACAGAATGGAGAGCCTACGTCTATGCTCTTATAGctgctttctttttttctttttttttttcctttgtagGTGAAGACTGCCTCATTTCTACTTAATTGAATTTAACAATTTTTTATGTCATAATCATGAGGGAAAGGCGAGGTTTGCCATTTTTTATTGCCAATAAATACATCCTTTCCACCATGCTTCACTCACCCCTTCGTGTACAACGTTCTCTCCATTTTGATCTTTCAAATGTTTGATAATACTCTTAATATGAGTCATTTAACACTAACACTTTTATAATTAATGGGTTTAGTGTAAGATTATTTTTCAGGAAGATATGAGTATATGGTGTATGGATGCATAATGCATTGCTAAATAAAGAAGATTGCCAAAATTAGAGAGCAATGGAAGGTGACGTTAGACTATAGGACTCTAAAAGGGTATGTGCAGAGCTTAGGATAAGAAGCCTAAAGGCTATCCTATGGATTGTCAACACACacagaaagtaaaaaaaaaaaaagaaaaaaaaaagagagaggagagaaaaagTCAAAGAAAAGCATTGTTTTGTTTTCTGTGTTTAGTCATTACATGCCCTAATCACGTGCTCTTTGGGACTTCTGGTTACTTCCACACCCACACCTCAACTTAGACTTTGTTGGGTTTTGCCCATTATTTCATTTTCTATATAcctttttattttcaatgtaatttgatttttgaacctttttttttcagatttttttaatacaaaaaattaaaattttgcatCACTTAAAATAAATAATGATTTATTTGAATCTAACAACCTACATTATTAGGATAGATAGAGCATAGTAATTCAAAAAATAAGAACATAAACCCCAAAATAATGTAACCAAAACATGTTTGGCATCCAATGATTTAATTATGGTTAGGAAATATAATTCATAGTATTTAAACTAAGAAAGACACCATTCCTTATATCTCCAACCAAACAAGCGCCACTTGTTTCCCAATCGGGCCAAAAGCCACTACAACTCATTCTTGCATGTGAGGTTTGCGAAGCTCGCGCATACAATTGCCCTAACAAGGGGAGGAAGCTCTGGAGGGAGAGGGTCGGTGGGTCTAAATCCCCCAAACCAACCTATATGTGCTTGTTTGGGATTGAGAGAAACATGGGTttgttatattatatttaatttaaggaCGTATATTGTCATTGACAAATTATAATTAAAGTCTTGAGTTAGATAATTATTGAGTTAATTGTATTCAATTTTTtgcatttataataaaataatttttaaatatttttacataaatttcaATTAACCTATTTTTCGATTTTATTTAAAAAGGGgagcatatatttttttttttggaaaatgattttaaatataaataatttttttttttaatttcgatGATAAAGAAGGTGGTAAATGCGCGTATATATAGGGAAATTACAAAATGGGTACAGCTGCCAGAGCAATTATTTGGAggtgttaattaattaaatttctataATAAACATAGTTGTGGGTTGTCAGAGCATTTAATCTGAAAGTGAATCAATGGCCTTTAGCCTTGCATCTCCGATTGCACTTCGCAATCAAACATCGCATTCAAGTTTCAATTTTTGGATTCCTTCTCCTTTTGGAAATTATTACCCATTCTTCCATATTAATTTAATATGTTTGCTCCTATTTCATTAAGAAGAATTAGAAAGAAATTGAAAGTAAGAAATTGACAAATAAATAACTTCAGttactcatttatttttttaaaattattgattaattattattttaaattaataatataaaccaatagttgatttttttttctttaattcatatttcatatgatttggctataaaataataaaaatctttcCTTTCACATTTCATTTACATTCCAAAGGGAGAAAAAAAGTAATAGTTGTGTGTGGATATTTTGAAAGAGAAGGGGCATTGGTTGTGTCAAATATGATTAAGAGAAATTAATGTGCATGAATGATTAATTAGAAGTGTCCAAATTAATTCATCCAAGTACCCAAATGATCTGTCATCACAACTGCTAAAGCATCACAATTTGATGATgggaattttaattaaatttcaagtGCAAAGCATGTTATATCACTGTTTAATTTCaacttgatttaaaaaaaaaaaaattaaagagggtATCCCATTCAAAGCTTAAACAGGCTGTTGGGAATCAAGCCACGTGGTGTGTTCCTCTTTTGTTAAATCTAAAcccgtttattaaaaaaaaaagaaagtataAAATCCATAAAATTGAAGGCAAAGCTAGGGAATGGCTATGCAATGAGGAGGACGTTTcccttcataataataataataataataataattcaatcaATTGCAAAATTTCCTTGAATTATAATAAATGTTGTGAGCATCTTTGTGATTGGACTCACTGGATTTGAGCTAATTCAACCGTGAACTGCTGGAAGAGCCTGGCATTAGTCTAAGCTCCATTCTAGACTAATCTTATCATTTTGTATTgtctataaaaaaagaaaataattaaatttgggAAGGTTGTATGGAATATATTGGTGTCTATcggttataatttaaatttaatcaatttattcgtaatttatttcatataatttaatcatattatataacTCTATTTGTCATTAAGTTCACCTCTTTTAAATCGTTACCCAGGTGATCAAATTCAATGATTATATTAAGTTTCTTTTCATCAAGAGTACATAcatatataatacataaatttttatattaaattatattttaaaaaataaaatatataaggtTAAGTTTTGACAaacattaatattttaattcaaagaTTTGAGGTAGCtatattaaaaattatcaaatctcatatgcaaatatagtttttcttttatttttgctTAATTTCATTTACCgtatttcaatttattaaatagTTTCAATGTCgtcttttaactttaatttatattataaaaataattaaattttaatttaatatcactCATGAGTCTTCTGGCTAAATTTTGTTaagaattttagaaaaaaaaattgagctGAAAATGTGATGTTGacactttaataataataaaaaaaaaatctcttataACTTGCAACACAATTGAGCCAGTTGAGAGAGATCAAGTAAAGAAATCACAGAGAAGGAGAAAAGAAGAGGGTTAAATTTATATGTATGagagaattattattattattattattattattattattattaaaatgccAACATGAcatttttacattaatttttcactaaagttctcaataaaatttaatttgaaaaattttgaaaaatattaaattaaattaaatgattttatagaataaattaaaattaagaaataatattgaaattaagcTTTTGTTTTTCCATCATTGAGagaataaaaattttgttcttgATTTTTATCGATGAGCTGACTTTGTGGTTGATATTACTACTTGAGATAAATGCAATCGAATGATTATATACTCAATAATTTGACAGATGCCTTTTAATGGTTGTCCTTTTTTTCTCATTATGTCAGGGATGGTGGGGACTCTCCTTAATTCTTGTAAGATATTGGCCAAGAAATACGACAATGGgcttttttcctctttttttttttttttttacaaaatctaAATAGCTAAAATGGGATTAAGGTTTAATTGAGTGGTTCTAAAGAGGAAGTGATAAGTGCCCTAGCTAGGTAGGACTACTTGGCATACTGGAAATCATAATATTCTATAGTTGAAGCCCTAATTAATGCTATATTGTCAGCTGGGATTCATTCAATTGGTATGTTTGTAGATAATTATAATAACTAGAATTTGCAAATTCATGCCTAAATATTATGTTATTTACTTATACTAATTAAAGTACTTGGATCTCACCACACCAAGTTAATTATATCATTATTATGATCTATTTTCATTTTTCAATCTCTATAAATATATTCTCGCAagtaaattttttattaagtttATGACATTTACACCTTTTATATAATGAGACAAACACTTAATTACTATATTTTAATGTGCATTAAAGCCTCTAATTAAATAGTAAGAAATATTGTAATGGATGGAGTGTTTGACATGTCCCATTTGCTTGATTTATAGCTCTCACATGCTGTTAGCTTCTGTACTGATGGTCTGCCTTTATTGCAGAGCACATACTGGTGGGTGTGGAAATTAGAAACATTTGTGCTGCTACCTGCTATGTCCTTCAATTTCTTTCAACTATTGTTAGGGTTTCTGTTTTTCTACATTGAAGTTCTTGTGTAGTAACTTATCAATCTTCAGTTTCTACTGGATTACTGAATCAAGGTGTTCTCATTTATGCATCAATATCATGATTCATGAACCCATTAAAAATTTATTGGGCCATTTTACTAGTAGTGATCCAGTGATTAGCTGATTGATTGATTTTCTCATAGCGCAAAGATGATGAATTTAATTTCTGGCACCCTCTGTTCATTGCAGTCTAACGTACGCAAGAGATAATAGGGCAACTGAGGTTACCTGTGGAGTGGGAAATTCTAAAAAACAAGAAACGCAAATGAATTCTCTCAACTGCACTAGGGACTGATTTAAATTCTAGCTATGCATATTTGACCCAAACAACTTCCGATCTTCATTGTGCAAAATTTGTGAAACATATAGTTATGAGATACTGCagaacctttttttttcttttttttcttttctcatgaTGCCACAAATCTGCAGCTTTACTTGTTTTCATCGATCCAACACATTCTTGAACACAAAAACCAACTTGCTTGTATCCCCAGAACCATTTTGGTGTAAGAGATGTTGCTCATTTGGTACCAATTTATGGTTGCATAAATCAAATTCATGAGTCGTTAAGTAACCCCTAAATCATTTGAAATCTGTGATCATTTAGGAGCAAGCTAAAAGCATCAGGATTTTCAGCTAAGTGATGAATACGTGTGTGTATATAAGGTATGTGCTTCAATCTCACACAATGATAGAATGCATCACTGCATTGTCCAAATGCATCCACTAGAATAGTAAAAATATTGTAAAGAGATATGACAATTAATTTCTTACGCCAAGGAGGAATAATTTTCTGTGATTCTACGGATCCAATGACGGAAACTTTCATGTATGTTCGTTTTTCACCTGGGGGATGATAAGGTTGAAATACTAATGTTAtccatttataatttttttttttttgtatatttaATGGAGGACTGACCATAAATGGAGAATCTGCTGCAGATTGAAAACCAATACTGTAAATAACGGAACTTGAACAACAGTGGGAATTATTGAAGGGTTATTGCTTTTGCTTTCCAGGTGAACAGTTTGCTTGGGCCtgcaaactttgcattcttgttGGAGTACAACAATGGAAACAAAAAGAAACAAGAAAATATACATAGCAGGGAGAGTCAAGTCTAATTGGCTTAAACCGTTTTGATAAAGACAATTCTAAGATCAATAATCGAGTCACATCCAATAGTTTTCAACACTTTTCAGGTCAAGCAAAATTTCATATTGAAATTCATAATTCTGAACTCAAAAAAGTCTAATGGCCACGACCATTACATTATATTTAAGGGAGAATGTTGAAGTCCTATGTTAAAAATAAACAAAGAGAAACAAGAAAAATATGTaaactaattaataaaatttttaatatgaaatgTGAAACAAATTGGCTAATATCATTCTTATTAGGCTATTAAAAATACGTAACATAGGTTTGGAGAGACTCTTAAGCTTAtatttttgtttgtttttttttttcttctccaaTTCTTTAACAGAGCATGGATTTCAATCCTAGTTTTTAGAGTTGTTTACTTTTTCTCTTTCTTGGGCTTCGACCCTGTTTTTTTGCACAAAAAAGATGTGTAGAAAAGCAAGCTGGGGCCAGGTAGCCACGAAATGGGTCGGCCGAATGATAAAAGGCTTCATGTTGCCTGGTTGAAGGACCTGCTACCTAAACAGGTTTGACTGCTGGGCCGGTTGGGTAAACATTCTATTAAGCAAATTTTCTAAAAAGCAAACTGAATGAATACATAATTATTGCTAAAAACCAAATTTACTGAAATTAAATGGAAGTGTAGCTTCCCAACTCAGTGTTCTCTGTGTCAAAGCCTTCCTGATGCTTAAAACAGCAGACATAATTCATCTTGGAGAATAAACTTGTGAGCAAAGTGAGAGCTGCTCCTGCCTCAAAAACTCCCTTCCTCAATGTCTGACAATAAGGCGCGTCCTGACCGAATATGGTCctgtatttggtgtgttgagcaTTCCTCACAGAATCCACCAGCAAGCATCCCTCAGCAGCCAAGAACGTAATCCTAATTAACATGAGTGATTAACAAATTCTATAACTGAATCCAAAAATCCATTTTTCCTGCAACTTAATTATAGTCACTTACCAGCAGATGATGGAAAGGATAAGTGCACAAGCTCCGCAACCTCCGTGCTTCAGGGCCTTTCTGAAGCAGAAGGAGAATAGACAGGCCCACCTCATCGTGAGCACTTGACTCACCAAAAGTAGAACAGTTGCAGTAATTCCTAAACTTGTTGCAATCTCTGAGTCGTAGACACAATAATTGTACTTGAATTCAAGGTCAGTAACAACCTTGGCCTGacaaaaatttataaaccaaattTTGTTTAATAATGTTCatgtttgtactaatttattattaaatcctGTAGTAGTGAAATGTAATTGTAATCCATGTATAAAGTTAAAAGCATTCTAATTACTAATTAGAGGCTTGCAATTACTTACATCCACAATAAACAATTTCTGATCCAAGAACAGAACTCTGACATCCATCAGGCTGCCCCTCAACTGAATTTACACAGGACAAAGTTTCTTGCTATGGTCTTTTTTGTCTGCAGATCTTGCGAGTGTATAATTGCTTTGGCTATTTGCCTTCTTGTAgatttaaaagaaaaatgaagagagaAAATTCTTTTGGTATGCATAAAGAAAGAAACAGTGATGATCTTTAAATTAAGGAGCAGTACTTACCGTACTTCTCATCTGCTCAGCTTGAAGAGCAAGCGCAAAAGCAatgaaatcaagaacaaataccacCTTGAATAGAAGTGTTGATGCCATTTGCAAGCTCtctttctctcctctctctttgcGTTTACAAGATATGCATTAATGAGGGAATAACCATACTTTGACTATTGATAACCCTCAATAATTCATAGTCAAACATATTAATTAAAGTAGTATGAAAGCAAAGTTCCTAACTTTGGGTGGAAACTTCAGCTAGAAACATTAATTGACTTTGACAACACATCCTTGAGGAGTCATGCTGTCATGGCAAACTTTCAAGACTCCCCGACACAAAAATTGGAATCCATTTGTAAAATTAGCCCATAATATGTCGAGTTagacaaaatttttttattagattaataatttaatatcttGTAAATCCTGATATCTTCTtcacctttaaaaattttgaaaagtttTTAATCGtcaaataaatttaattgtgtaatgagATTTTCTATTACAAGTAATTGTTTTATCTgtgtttaattatatatattagttTCAATATCAAATAGGCCTGGAGAAGTCTGATCCATAAGTATTGATAGGTTATATATGGACCTCCATGAACTTGAAATCTCTCTCCGCGTTTCACAAGAAACGGATGAACAATCACACACATTGAAGATTTGCATCGAATAAGGCCACCATTGGAATTGGGCTAGTGTTACGACTGAGGAGAGGAAGTCATTATTAATCACCACTGGGTTTTATCAAAGGAAGAGAACTAAGAAGACAATAAAAATTTGCAAACTATATTACAGATGGAATATGAGCATAACTTGTTTAAATGTTCAACAAGGTTCATTATCATTGTGTGGTATCGATACGCAAACGATAGTCTTCGGTTATTGATATGTATAGAAAAACCACAAATTTCACATCATGATGAATAAGGAAAAAAATCATGAAGATAATTTGAGTATGCGCCAACTACCACAAACTAAATTGATGCTTTAATACATAAAATGCATGTACTGGCAGGCAATTGAGTGGGCATATCAATGCAGAGAGTCCAGGAAGTCAACTCTATACATGTTTATAGAACCTTAAACAGGCTCATTTGTAGGTTCCCATACCCACACCGACCTCTCCACCAAAAGTCTGGAAGCTGTCTCTGGCCTTGGAGTAGAAAATATAGTAGAACTCAGAAACTATGGCAGTGAAGAAAGTAAAAGCTGCCCCTGCCCCAAAAACCCCCTTCCTCAATGTCTGACAATCAGGAGGGTTGTCACTGAAAACAGTCCTGTACTTGGTGTGATATGCATTCCTCACCGAACCCGCCAACAAGCATACCTCAGCAATGAAGAAAAACACCCTGATAGAGGAAATTACAGAGGTTCATGAGAAGATATGCAATACATTGCAAGATTAGAGCTTTAAACTTTTATATGGGGCATGGACAAATACCAGCAGGTAATGAAGAGGATAACTGCCCAGGCCCTTGAACCTCCAGGATTCAAAGGTTTGCCACAGCAGAAGCATTGACTTGCCACCATTATAAGGGCTTGACTGGCCATGAGAAACAAAAATGCACCAACACCATAGCCAGTTGCAATATCCGAGTCATATACACagtaattgtaatttatttcagaaTCCTGTTTGATTATAGCCTGCAAaacaatatattattaatttgctAATTCATCAAGAATTGCTACTCAGCTGCTGGTAATTGATTAATAACAGGAGACCCAAATCAATTATCTATTGTTGGGCATAAATGGAGGGAAAAGGCATAGATATGAAAGAATTGGCCCATTATAGCTGTTTGTAGCGGGTGAAGTGTTGGATATTAACCATGAACAGGTTAAAGAAAAACTAATAATTTATTAACCGACAATCATCATGGGAAGAAGTGCTAATTGCCATGTTTAGAGACAACTATATGGTCCAcattatatatataaacaaactGCTAGAACAAGTTTCTTCATTATATCAGCAGATCCGGAAACCTAATTGCAAATTATGCAATCAGCTAGAACAACTTTCTTCACTGAAACATTATTTCATCGGTAGATCTGAAAACTTTTGCAAATCAAACACTTGTATGACGTTTAaggttttttctttccttttcttccacATATAATTACCAATACCGTTTTCCTGCCATTAGTGTTGCCAAGAAAATCCCCGGAAAATAAATGGAAACAAGTTTTCAATGATGTGTTAAAAGAAGTGTCCTAGTTATTCCCACAAGAGAAAAACCTAACTTAAAGTCAAATTTCTAAGGAAATAAATCAAGTCAattattcattttcaattaatttaaaagttCAATCAAAATTCATTCACATTTCCCTTTTGCACAATTTCTCAGTCAAGATCACATATATGTTAATAAACCCAGAAATCATATATAGatatttaatactttttcttttcGATTCTTAGAattttctcccttttctctctctttaatTGGAAGCCAAACATAAGCCATTAGAAGAATCACGTAAAATTCAAGAAACCAAGAATACTTGTACTCACAGTGCTTCTTCTCTGCTCAGCTGCAACAGCCAAAGTGAAGGCAATGAGGTCGAAGATGAAGACTGTAATCAACAGAAGTTTTGAAGCCATGGCTATAAATCTTGAACACGTTCGCAGATCTTCCTCTTCTTGATTCCTGTCACTCCTCTCTGGGAAGGAGAATCAAGACTCTAGCCGTCTCAATTCTTTCTCTTGTCTAAATATACCAGAGCAACCGCAAGTATAGAAGAAGCAAAGATAGAAGCTGTGAAATATAAAGATACATAGTGTAAAAAACAAGAAAGAATTTAGCTAAAAGAAAAGAACACTGCACCAGTTCAGTTGATTGAAAACGGGTGTTTCACCAGCAactcaaatttatttaattttttttttcaaagcccTTCAAAAACCTTTTCATATACATTATATATTTAGCATAGTTGGTATTTACCTTATTTACGGCATGGTGCTACTGCTTATAGCACTAGTTGCAAGTGCTCTCTAGCTTAAAGGGTTAAGGCAGGTAAGTTAGCTGCCATGGCGTTTTGGATAATTTAACAGCAGCAAAGAATCAGTACCCCCATCCCCAAAGTACCCGCCATTGCATTAGGTaccaaaataaatatatattatgtgCCTTGATTACCAAACTTGATATGACCCAGCAAAAGGACGGTGAATGGGCAAGTAGTTTAAAATTCAAttagaaaattattaaaaattaattaaatatataaattaattaaatataatatttattaatatacataaatttaattaattaaattttaattatttaaaataaaattttaatacttattaagttaaatttaataaattttaataatatttttaaattttatataaaagtatttaAGTAATACGatgattaaaatttttatagacgtgtaattttttttttaatatttatgaaatattaaatatttattaaaaaataaatatattaaaataaaaaatatataactattaagttagttcaattaattttaattttaaagactttttataatattttaaattcaattgTTTATaccaaatacaagaaaaaaaataaaaaagagagatTTTATTAAATAAGTCGAGTTAATCGAGTCacactaatttattaattcaattgtcaAATTAATTAGGTTAAGTTAAATTACTTtcttatttagtttaattatagACTTGAATTAATTTAAGGGTTAATTTATTAGTTAACTAATTTAACCGTTTGATTCGAATTTAATAATTAGAAGGTAAAAGGACATTTTGGATAGTTgagaaggagaaaaaaaaaaaaaaaagcagcagAAAATTGCTGAAGCTTTTATTTTGTCATTGTAGTTGTCGGTGGAGAATAATGAACGTGAACGGAGAGAGGGAGTATTAGTTCACAGTCTTCATAAGAGTGACATATTACTATCCTTGGTCGAGTCTCTtatctgataaaaaaaaaaaatactgaaaTAAATTAATCCTCTGATTCCAAATAAACCCTAAAACTTTTATTTTGAATAAATGAAGTGTCTATAAGAAGCTGGAAATTGAAGGGAATTTTAGAGGGATGCGTAAAAATGCAGAAAGGGAGGACGACGAAGGATACTTTGCTTTCAAATTTCAATGCTGGTTGTAGGCATGTCTTACAGCCTGTCCATACCTCATTTTCCCTACCTGTTCACCAATAAATTACTGCCATGTAAGTACGGAATACGATGCAATGCGGTGTGGGCCCACATCTTTCCGCAATCTCCGATTGTATCACCGTCATTTGCAACaaaaacaaaaaatatatatatatatatatatacgcacACATATATATGTTTTAATTGTTTAGAGGTTTAGGGCCCAATTTCTAGAGTGATTTCACGTAGAATCAGCATGCGTGTGTTAAATATATCGAttcttaataaataaaaattttctgcGCGTGTTTTTCAATAACTCAATCTATCTGATAATGTATAGCTTAAGGACAATCAGATAACTTCAGTGTTACTGAACCAAAGAACAAGGCACTACAATTAGACGGTAACGACAAGAACAAGGCCTTCGTTTATAGAATGGATAACAACGAAAAAAATTGAATGCACAGTTAAAAAGCTATATTAcaggtttttgagatacatacaAACAGATATTTGAGTAAGGAAAGATTGCAAAGTTTCATAAAGGAACGGATACAAAAGAACAGACCCATAAAAAAACTTTAGTTTCTCTACActctcaacttttttttttttaattgtaaaaacAAAAATGCTCTGTGAATATGACAGTTATTGCCCCCCTAGATTAAATGGTTTCATTGGTCCTTGATTAACTCTACCACCAAGTTATAGCGAGTCTTCAAAAAGTCGCAAAAATAAACTACCCACAGTATATTCACCCATTTACTATAAGCAAGAACTAAAATCTGACTCTTTTAACTCTCAAGACTTACCACGAAGCCACCGCTCTCAACCTATAACCAAACCTGGATAAATTACATAACATGCTACTTCTCATATTGGCACCAATGCCACAAGGCCTTATTGTATGAGAGCATCTACCGACTTtcaactcttcttcttcttcttctttttttcttttctttttttttttttttttttttttttttcactcaaCAATCATTCAGCACGCACAATATCAATTTGTAGTAGAGGTTCGGCTTTTCCTTCCGAACAAAAGAAGCTTTCTAAAGCCTTTAGTAGCTTTTGGAGAGCTTTCGTCACTATTCAACTTCTTCCTGGAGTGGACTGGTTCTGCGTTTATTTCAGCAGGTGGTGGGGTTGATAT
The Hevea brasiliensis isolate MT/VB/25A 57/8 chromosome 15, ASM3005281v1, whole genome shotgun sequence genome window above contains:
- the LOC110631535 gene encoding uncharacterized protein LOC110631535 translates to MDVRVLFLDQKLFIVDAKVVTDLEFKYNYCVYDSEIATSLGITATVLLLVSQVLTMRWACLFSFCFRKALKHGGCGACALILSIICWITFLAAEGCLLVDSVRNAQHTKYRTIFGQDAPYCQTLRKGVFEAGAALTLLTSLFSKMNYVCCFKHQEGFDTENTELGSYTSI
- the LOC110631534 gene encoding uncharacterized protein LOC110631534 encodes the protein MASKLLLITVFIFDLIAFTLAVAAEQRRSTAIIKQDSEINYNYCVYDSDIATGYGVGAFLFLMASQALIMVASQCFCCGKPLNPGGSRAWAVILFITCWVFFFIAEVCLLAGSVRNAYHTKYRTVFSDNPPDCQTLRKGVFGAGAAFTFFTAIVSEFYYIFYSKARDSFQTFGGEVGVGMGTYK